The genomic region CCCGTCTCGCCAGAAAACCAGGACTCCCCCTGATCCATCCGGGATGGCAGCCGCCCTCAGCTGCACCCCCGGCGCGGCGCAAACGGTCACGCGGCCGTCTGGCCACCCCGGCGGCCGCCGCCCTTCGGATGTAACCCTTGATGCAAACAGGTCGAGGTCGCCCGTATACCCGTACCCCGTCCAGAGCAGGAACGAGCCACCTGCCCCGTCCTCGGCTTGCGCCAGGAACGACGGATACGCCGAGTCCGCGACACGAAAGCCTCCCTCGACCCATTGGCCGACCGAGATGGATGGCGTGGTCGCGAGATGGAACAGGAGCGCCGTGGCGAGGAGGAATGCGCGACTCGTGGTGGTAGCCTTACCCATCGTAAACCCCATGACGATAGCCTAGGGGGGAAGGCGAACCGGGCACAACGGGACTCTTGGCCACCATCTTGGAGGCGTAATGCGAATCGGCATCCTGGGTTCGGGGCTGATGGGTGGAAAGCTCGGAACGATCTTCGCCCGCGCGGGGCACGAGGTGGTGTTCAGCTATGCCCGGAGCGAGCGGAAGCTGCAGCGTCTCGCGCGGGAAGCGGGCGAGCGAGCGCGGGCCGGCACGCCGGCCGAGGCCGCGCGGCATGCCGATGCGGTCCTCTTCGCCGTGCATTGGTCGCGGCGGAACGACGTGCTGAAGCAGGCGGGGCCGTTGGCCGGGAAGGTCGTCCTCACCTGTTCCCTTCCCATGAGCGCGGACGACACCCGGCTGGTCGTCGCCCATAGGTCCTCGGGCGCGGAGGCGCTCGCCAAGCAGATCCGCCGCGGCCGCGTCGTCTCGGCGTTCGGC from Candidatus Binatia bacterium harbors:
- a CDS encoding NADPH-dependent F420 reductase, whose translation is MRIGILGSGLMGGKLGTIFARAGHEVVFSYARSERKLQRLAREAGERARAGTPAEAARHADAVLFAVHWSRRNDVLKQAGPLAGKVVLTCSLPMSADDTRLVVAHRSSGAEALAKQIRRGRVVSAFGTVPSEVLFSVFDARRRRGRPSLLYCSDDARAKRVAARLIRDVGFEPEDAGPLRMARNLEPFTLVIARLAYEQGRRPELAYRFERLPRRGRP